From Girardinichthys multiradiatus isolate DD_20200921_A chromosome 3, DD_fGirMul_XY1, whole genome shotgun sequence, the proteins below share one genomic window:
- the stk40 gene encoding serine/threonine-protein kinase 40, translating into MSKRRSSERGAGETSGRASKLQCPGISGSNAKRAGPFILGPRLGNSPVPSIVQCLARKDGTDDFYQLKILTLEERVDSAGETQEERQGKMLLHTEYSLLSLLHNQDGVVHHHGLFQDRAYEIVEDMEANKVRKMKKRICLVLDCLCAHDFSDKTADLINLQHYVIKEKRLSEREAIVIFYDVVRVVEALHKKNIVHRDLKLGNMVLNKRTHRITITNFCLGKHLVSEDDLLKDQRGSPAYISPDVLSGRPYRGKPSDMWALGVVLFTMLYGQFPFYDSIPQELFRKIKAAEYSIPEDGRVSENTVCLIRKLLVLDPQQRLAAGEVLESLSAIIASWQSVSSMSGPLQVVPDIDDQVNNQEHLQEAKAIEESSQYEFENYMRQQLLLAEEKNTIHEAKSFLTKRQFGNIPPVRRLGHDAQPVSPFDATALAQRFLRK; encoded by the exons ATGTCCAAAAGGCGCTCGTCAGAGAGGGGAGCTGGAGAGACATCAGGCAGGGCCAGCAAGCTGCAGTGTCCTGGGATATCTGGCAGTAATGCCAAGCGAGCTGGCCCCTTCATCCTTG GACCTCGCCTGGGCAACTCACCAGTACCGAGCATAGTCCAGTGTTTGGCCAGAAAAGATGGCACAGATGACTTTTATCAGCTCAAA ATCCTGACGCTGGAGGAACGAGTGGACTCTGCCGGGGAGACCCAGGAGGAGAGGCAGGGGAAGATGCTGTTGCATACTGAATACTCTCTCCTTTCTCTGCTTCACAACCAGGATGGTGTGGTCCACCACCATGGCCTCTTCCAG GATCGCGCTTATGAAATAGTGGAGGACATGGAGGCCAACAAAGTCCGTAAGATGAAGAAGCGGATCTGCCTCGTGCTGGACTGCCTGTGCGCTCACGATTTCAGTGACAAGACAGCAGATCTAATAAACCTCCAGCATTACGTCATAAAGGAGAAGCGGCTGAGCGAGCGTGAAGCTATTGTCATTTTCTATGACGTTGTGCGTGTGGTGGAGGCCCTTCATAAG AAAAACATTGTGCACAGAGACCTCAAGCTTGGAAACATGGTGCTGAACAAAAG gACACACCGCATCACCATCACTAACTTCTGCCTGGGAAAGCACTTGGTGAGTGAGGATGACCTGCTGAAAGACCAGAGAGGCAGCCCAGCCTACATTAGTCCTGATGTATTAAGTG GTCGCCCATACCGCGGAAAACCCAGCGACATGTGGGCCCTCGGTGTCGTTTTGTTCACCATGCTTTATGGCCAGTTCCCTTTTTATGACAGCATACCTCAAGAACTGTTCCGCAAAATCAAGGCTGCAGAGTACTCTATTCCAGA AGACGGCCGTGTGTCTGAGAACACGGTGTGCCTCATTCGAAAGCTGCTCGTGCTGGACCCTCAGCAGAGGCTGGCTGCAGGAGAAGTGCTGGAGTCACTGAGTGCCATTATTGCTTCATG GCAGTCGGTTTCATCGATGAGTGGCCCCCTACAGGTAGTTCCAGATATTGACGATCAGGTCAATAACCAAGAACATCTGCAGGAG GCCAAGGCGATCGAAGAATCTTCACAGTACGAATTTGAGAACTACATGCGCCAGCAGCTGCTGTTGGCTGAAGAGAAGAACACTATTCATGAAGCCAAGAGCTTTCTTACCAAGCGGCAGTTTGGCAACATCCCACCAGTCAGGCGTTTGGGCCACGACGCCCAACCTGTCAGTCCATTTGATGCTACTGCCCTTGCACAACGTTTCCTCCGGAAATAA